In a single window of the Caproicibacterium sp. BJN0003 genome:
- a CDS encoding 2-oxoacid:acceptor oxidoreductase subunit alpha: MYNLLIGGAAGQGIDTTAAILEKLLKRSGYSVFTARDFMSRVRGGHNFSLIRFGIEPVHSHSNRLDGIVALDEETIRLHKEQLKDNGFILCDDKLSGSDPRFIHVQMDAMAKTLGNPRVSGSIAVGAVLKLFGESLDNVGDVLRTFVKQQYLDINVKAVEEGYQSTETRFPHLNGKYYDQMLISGSKAVALGAIAAGLRFYSAYPMSPSTVIMETLASKADEAGIVVEQAEDEIAAINMAIGASYAGARAMTGTSGGGFSLMVEALGLSGMAEIPLVVIDVQRPGPVTGLPTRTEQSDLKFVISASQGEFPRMVIALRNPSDAFYQTMRAFNLAEKYQIPVILLSDQYLGDATSTVAPFDPKKIQMVEPESEYSGKGEYLRYRYTENGISPRLIPGKTEHLVAIDSDEHDERGWITESAEVRTQMMDKRMKKLEGLKQELQEPEFIGDDNFETLLIGWGSIWGPMEEAVHLLNADKVGRYAALVFGDVYPMPQRLLKEKAAKARRIINVEQNATGQLAGLIREETGIVCESSILKYDGRQISGEEIAERIRKGETK; the protein is encoded by the coding sequence ATGTATAACTTATTGATTGGCGGAGCAGCCGGTCAGGGGATTGACACCACGGCGGCAATCCTTGAAAAGCTGCTGAAACGTTCCGGATACAGTGTGTTTACAGCAAGGGACTTTATGTCGCGGGTTCGAGGCGGCCATAATTTCTCTTTGATACGTTTCGGAATTGAGCCGGTACATTCGCACAGCAATCGACTCGACGGTATCGTCGCCCTCGACGAGGAAACGATCAGACTACATAAGGAACAACTGAAAGATAACGGCTTTATTCTCTGCGATGATAAACTGTCCGGATCCGATCCGCGCTTTATCCACGTGCAAATGGACGCAATGGCAAAGACTCTCGGCAATCCGCGGGTTTCCGGAAGCATCGCGGTGGGGGCCGTCCTGAAGCTGTTTGGAGAATCTCTTGATAATGTCGGAGATGTCCTTCGCACATTTGTAAAGCAGCAATACCTCGATATCAATGTCAAAGCAGTAGAAGAAGGCTACCAGTCAACGGAAACGCGCTTTCCACATCTGAACGGGAAGTATTACGATCAAATGCTCATCTCCGGCAGCAAAGCGGTTGCACTTGGAGCCATCGCAGCGGGTCTCCGGTTTTATTCCGCTTACCCGATGTCTCCTTCCACGGTTATTATGGAGACGCTTGCATCAAAAGCTGATGAAGCGGGTATTGTAGTGGAGCAGGCGGAAGATGAAATTGCCGCGATCAATATGGCAATCGGAGCTTCCTATGCGGGTGCTCGTGCTATGACAGGCACGTCCGGCGGCGGTTTTTCCCTGATGGTGGAAGCGCTCGGCCTTTCCGGTATGGCAGAAATTCCTCTTGTCGTGATTGATGTACAGCGTCCGGGGCCGGTGACCGGCCTCCCGACAAGAACGGAGCAGAGCGATCTGAAATTTGTCATTTCAGCGTCGCAGGGCGAGTTCCCACGTATGGTGATCGCGTTGCGGAATCCTTCCGATGCTTTCTATCAGACCATGCGGGCCTTTAATCTGGCGGAAAAATACCAGATCCCTGTTATTTTGCTGAGTGACCAGTATCTTGGTGACGCCACGTCTACCGTCGCACCATTTGATCCGAAGAAAATCCAAATGGTTGAGCCGGAGTCGGAGTACTCGGGAAAAGGCGAATACCTTCGGTACCGGTATACTGAAAATGGCATATCTCCCCGACTGATTCCGGGAAAAACGGAACATCTTGTGGCAATCGATAGTGACGAACACGACGAACGCGGCTGGATTACGGAATCAGCGGAAGTCCGCACCCAAATGATGGACAAGCGCATGAAAAAGCTTGAAGGCCTGAAGCAGGAATTGCAGGAGCCGGAATTTATTGGTGACGACAATTTCGAAACACTTTTGATTGGCTGGGGCTCCATCTGGGGTCCAATGGAAGAAGCCGTTCACTTGCTGAACGCCGATAAAGTTGGCCGCTATGCCGCTCTTGTGTTCGGCGATGTCTATCCTATGCCGCAGAGGTTACTCAAAGAAAAGGCGGCAAAAGCTCGTCGTATCATTAATGTTGAGCAGAATGCGACAGGCCAGCTGGCAGGCCTAATTCGCGAAGAAACCGGCATTGTCTGCGAGAGTAGTATCTTGAAATACGATGGCCGTCAGATTTCCGGCGAGGAGATTGCCGAACGGATTCGGAAGGGGGAAACAAAATGA
- a CDS encoding desulfoferrodoxin: MSIVDFYRCERCGNIVALIKKGGGTLTCCGQAMTKLEANSTDAAKEKHVPVVTKANGKIHVVVGSTLHPMLPEHHIEWIALVDDDKVELKYLKPGEEPKAEFAEVKAGTVYAYCNLHGLWKAEF; this comes from the coding sequence ATGTCTATCGTCGATTTCTATCGTTGCGAGAGGTGCGGAAATATCGTTGCCTTGATCAAAAAAGGCGGCGGGACGTTGACCTGCTGCGGTCAGGCCATGACAAAATTGGAAGCCAACTCGACCGATGCAGCGAAAGAGAAGCATGTTCCGGTCGTTACCAAAGCAAACGGTAAGATTCATGTCGTTGTTGGCTCCACGCTGCATCCCATGCTGCCGGAGCACCACATCGAGTGGATTGCACTTGTCGATGACGACAAAGTAGAACTGAAATATCTAAAGCCGGGTGAGGAACCAAAAGCGGAATTTGCTGAAGTGAAGGCGGGCACCGTCTATGCGTACTGCAATCTGCACGGCCTCTGGAAGGCTGAGTTTTAA
- a CDS encoding DsrE family protein, translated as MKLDRKPGWIPGPYYMYLKRKGLQTMMKVQAVFHIDEVAKWDILLTNVQNLIRDIDRTASSVEVVANSKAVEFYRTAANGDFTEIMRRLADAGVSFVACGNALKKFEIQREELLPFVKTVPSGVLELIKCQNKGYAYLKP; from the coding sequence ATGAAACTTGATAGGAAGCCCGGTTGGATACCGGGTCCCTACTATATGTATTTAAAGCGGAAAGGACTGCAAACGATGATGAAAGTTCAGGCTGTTTTTCATATTGATGAAGTAGCAAAATGGGATATTCTCCTAACCAACGTGCAAAACTTGATTCGCGATATTGATAGGACGGCTTCAAGCGTTGAAGTTGTCGCCAATAGTAAAGCGGTGGAGTTTTATCGGACGGCGGCAAACGGGGATTTTACGGAAATTATGCGGAGACTTGCCGATGCCGGAGTGAGTTTTGTTGCATGCGGCAATGCCTTAAAGAAATTTGAAATCCAAAGGGAAGAACTGTTACCGTTTGTTAAGACGGTTCCATCCGGCGTTTTAGAACTTATAAAATGTCAAAATAAAGGATATGCATATTTAAAGCCGTGA
- the eno gene encoding phosphopyruvate hydratase: MKNDSAIEKIEAMEILDSRGNPTIRTEVTLLNGITGTAAVPSGASTGEFEAVELRDGDKLRYQGKGVLKAVENVNTAIFHAVKGMDACRQCEVDSTMLELDGTENKAKLGANAILSVSLAAAKAASASLGIPLYRYIGGCGARTLPVPMMNILNGGAHASNNVDIQEFLIMPVGAPSFAEGLRWCAEVFHSLKKVLSDRGLSTAVGDEGGFAPNLKDDEDALKAILEGIEKAGYHPGEQFRIAMDPASSEWYQKDGSYLLTKKQKRMSADELIDFWDKLIAKYPIVSLEDGLAEEDWNGWKKLTEKLGQKVQLVGDDLFVTNTKRLKKGINLGVSNSILIKLNQIGTLTETLDAIRMAQQAGYTAVVSHRSGETEDTTIADLAVAVNAGQIKTGAPSRSERVAKYNRLLQIERELGSAALYRGITSFYNLK; the protein is encoded by the coding sequence ATGAAAAACGATTCCGCTATAGAAAAAATCGAGGCAATGGAAATCCTTGATTCACGGGGAAACCCAACAATCCGAACAGAGGTAACGCTTTTAAATGGGATAACAGGTACCGCCGCCGTCCCGTCCGGAGCATCAACAGGAGAATTTGAGGCTGTTGAACTGCGCGATGGGGATAAACTGCGTTATCAGGGAAAAGGCGTCCTCAAAGCGGTTGAAAATGTGAATACCGCTATTTTCCACGCGGTGAAGGGCATGGATGCCTGCCGGCAGTGCGAGGTTGACAGCACAATGCTGGAACTGGATGGTACGGAGAACAAAGCGAAACTCGGTGCGAACGCTATTCTGTCCGTTTCTCTTGCCGCGGCGAAAGCGGCTTCCGCTTCTCTTGGAATTCCGTTGTACCGCTATATCGGAGGCTGCGGTGCGCGAACGTTGCCTGTCCCGATGATGAATATCTTGAACGGGGGAGCACATGCCTCCAATAATGTGGATATTCAGGAATTCCTGATCATGCCGGTGGGAGCCCCATCGTTTGCAGAGGGACTGCGCTGGTGCGCCGAAGTGTTTCACAGTCTCAAGAAAGTGCTTTCGGACCGCGGACTTTCGACGGCTGTCGGCGATGAGGGAGGTTTTGCTCCCAATCTGAAAGACGATGAAGACGCACTGAAAGCAATTCTTGAAGGAATTGAAAAAGCCGGCTATCATCCGGGAGAACAGTTCCGTATCGCCATGGATCCTGCGTCAAGCGAATGGTACCAGAAGGATGGAAGCTATCTGTTAACAAAAAAGCAGAAAAGGATGTCTGCTGACGAACTGATTGATTTTTGGGATAAGCTGATTGCAAAATATCCAATCGTCTCTTTGGAGGATGGCCTTGCCGAGGAAGATTGGAACGGATGGAAAAAACTTACGGAAAAACTTGGCCAAAAAGTGCAGCTTGTTGGTGACGATTTATTTGTCACAAATACAAAGCGGTTGAAAAAGGGAATCAATCTGGGTGTTTCCAATTCCATCCTGATCAAGCTCAACCAGATCGGTACGCTGACCGAAACCCTCGATGCCATCCGAATGGCGCAGCAGGCCGGTTACACTGCCGTGGTTTCCCACCGTTCGGGTGAAACGGAAGACACTACGATTGCCGATCTTGCCGTCGCCGTAAACGCAGGGCAAATCAAGACGGGAGCACCGTCAAGAAGCGAGCGTGTCGCCAAATACAACCGCCTTCTTCAGATTGAGCGCGAGCTTGGAAGCGCGGCTCTGTACAGGGGAATCACGTCATTTTATAATCTAAAGTAA
- a CDS encoding NADPH-dependent FMN reductase, translating into MKDRTVGVFVGSLRKASYSRAIANFVSSLAPENFKMRMMDLSGLPMYNQDLDDEDRPPEAWIKFREDVKPLDGCLFVTPEYNRSYPAVLKNALDVGSRPYGKNAWDGKAGGIISVSPGGLGAFGANHHLRQPMVFLNILLLQQPEAYLGNVTSILNENGQVTNESTKQYLKQYMDAFVKWVELISEKH; encoded by the coding sequence ATGAAAGACAGAACAGTAGGAGTATTTGTCGGGAGCCTGCGAAAAGCGTCTTACAGCCGTGCCATTGCCAATTTTGTTTCATCGCTGGCACCGGAAAACTTTAAAATGCGTATGATGGATTTATCCGGCTTACCCATGTACAATCAGGATTTGGACGATGAAGACAGGCCGCCGGAGGCATGGATAAAATTTCGTGAGGATGTTAAACCGCTTGACGGGTGCCTTTTTGTGACACCGGAATACAACCGTTCTTATCCGGCCGTTCTTAAAAACGCATTGGATGTCGGGTCACGGCCTTACGGTAAAAATGCTTGGGATGGAAAAGCCGGCGGCATTATCAGCGTATCGCCCGGCGGTCTGGGTGCTTTCGGCGCGAACCATCATCTCCGTCAGCCCATGGTTTTTCTGAACATTCTGCTTTTGCAGCAGCCGGAAGCCTATCTCGGCAATGTGACCTCTATCTTAAATGAAAATGGCCAGGTGACAAATGAGTCGACAAAACAATATCTAAAGCAGTACATGGACGCTTTCGTCAAATGGGTTGAATTGATTTCTGAAAAGCACTGA
- a CDS encoding rubredoxin, with translation MKKYQCTVCGYVYDEEKGCPDQGIAPGTKWEDVPDDFVCPECGAAKDAFELMQ, from the coding sequence ATGAAAAAGTATCAATGCACCGTCTGTGGATATGTGTATGATGAGGAAAAGGGATGCCCCGATCAGGGAATTGCTCCCGGTACAAAATGGGAAGATGTTCCTGATGATTTTGTTTGCCCGGAATGCGGAGCGGCAAAAGACGCATTTGAACTGATGCAATAA
- a CDS encoding Nramp family divalent metal transporter, with protein MKLFSDGAHSKSTSIDFFKYIGPGLLVTVGFIDPGNWASNIAAGSEYGYALLWMVTLSTIMLIALQHNAAHLGIVTGKCLSEAATDNLRPWLKNAILFTAVIAAISTAIAEILGAAIALQMLFRIPIKIGSILVLLTVLILQFTNSYRKIEKVIIGFVSLIGLSFLFEICIVHIDWGASAVGWITPSFPKNSMPIIMSVLGAVVMPHNLFLHSEVIQSRQWNLQDENVIQKQLKYEFCDTLFSMLIGWAINSAMILMAAATFFVHKTTITDLSQAESMLTPLLGNAASLVFAIALLFAGLSSSITAGMAGGSIFAGIFAKPYDISDNHTKAGILITMVPAALIIFLIASPFDGLIYSQMLLSIQLPITIFTLIYLTSSKKVMGKYANSKCNKVLLWCISLIVSFLNIALLVSYF; from the coding sequence TTGAAACTGTTTTCTGATGGAGCTCATTCCAAATCGACCTCAATCGATTTTTTTAAATACATAGGTCCTGGCTTACTTGTTACGGTGGGGTTTATTGACCCAGGCAACTGGGCTTCCAATATTGCGGCTGGCTCTGAGTATGGCTATGCGCTCCTTTGGATGGTTACTCTGTCCACTATTATGTTAATTGCTCTGCAGCATAACGCGGCGCACCTCGGCATTGTAACCGGAAAATGTCTTTCCGAAGCCGCGACGGACAACCTTCGGCCCTGGCTGAAAAACGCCATTCTTTTCACAGCTGTAATCGCAGCCATTTCCACAGCAATCGCCGAAATTCTCGGCGCAGCGATTGCACTTCAGATGCTTTTTCGAATACCGATTAAAATTGGTTCCATTCTTGTTCTTCTTACCGTTCTAATCCTTCAATTTACAAATTCCTACCGAAAAATTGAAAAAGTAATTATCGGGTTTGTGTCTCTGATTGGTCTCTCATTTCTTTTTGAAATCTGCATCGTACATATTGATTGGGGTGCTTCGGCCGTCGGGTGGATCACACCATCTTTTCCAAAGAACTCCATGCCGATTATTATGAGCGTTCTCGGAGCGGTGGTTATGCCGCATAACCTGTTTCTGCATTCCGAAGTAATCCAAAGTCGGCAATGGAATCTGCAGGACGAGAATGTGATTCAAAAGCAGTTGAAATATGAATTCTGTGATACGCTGTTTTCCATGTTGATCGGATGGGCGATTAACAGCGCCATGATTTTAATGGCGGCTGCAACCTTTTTCGTTCATAAAACCACCATTACAGATTTATCCCAAGCGGAATCAATGCTCACCCCTTTACTTGGGAATGCAGCGTCCCTTGTCTTTGCAATTGCCTTGCTGTTTGCTGGCCTTTCTTCCAGCATTACGGCAGGCATGGCAGGTGGGAGTATTTTCGCAGGTATCTTTGCAAAGCCTTATGATATTTCCGACAACCACACCAAAGCTGGAATTTTGATTACCATGGTACCTGCCGCACTGATTATATTTTTGATTGCCTCGCCGTTCGACGGTTTGATTTATTCTCAAATGCTTCTCAGCATACAACTCCCGATTACAATTTTTACTTTAATTTATCTCACTTCCTCGAAAAAAGTTATGGGAAAATACGCAAATTCGAAATGCAACAAAGTTTTGCTTTGGTGCATTTCACTGATCGTCTCATTCCTGAACATAGCACTTCTAGTCAGTTATTTTTAA
- a CDS encoding VIT1/CCC1 transporter family protein produces the protein MLEYGESRGINSYRSEIHQIPEVSQILADEEKHEKILMNLLDEERLHYIGDIILGMNDALVELTGSLAGYTLAMQNSKIIAMAGLITGISATLSMAGSGYLSAREDKSKNAVKSTIIIGLSYFITVVFLIFPYLIFPAGAYLWALAVTILIALMIIAGFNFYISVAKDRPFGKGFWSMAGISIGVAVISFAVGYVVKHVLGISL, from the coding sequence TTGCTGGAATACGGAGAAAGCAGAGGAATCAATTCTTATCGATCTGAAATTCATCAGATTCCGGAAGTCAGTCAAATCCTTGCGGATGAAGAAAAACACGAAAAAATCCTGATGAACCTGCTTGACGAAGAGCGCCTGCATTATATAGGAGACATCATACTGGGGATGAATGATGCTCTGGTCGAATTGACCGGCTCGCTTGCAGGTTACACGCTGGCCATGCAAAATTCCAAGATCATTGCCATGGCAGGCCTGATTACGGGAATCTCTGCTACGCTTTCCATGGCAGGATCTGGATATTTATCGGCAAGGGAGGACAAGAGCAAGAATGCGGTCAAGTCCACGATAATCATTGGACTTTCCTACTTTATTACAGTCGTTTTTCTGATTTTCCCCTATCTCATCTTTCCGGCGGGCGCATACCTTTGGGCTCTTGCAGTGACGATTCTGATTGCCTTGATGATTATCGCCGGCTTTAATTTTTATATCTCGGTTGCAAAGGACAGACCTTTTGGGAAGGGATTTTGGAGTATGGCGGGCATCAGCATCGGTGTAGCCGTTATTTCTTTTGCAGTTGGGTATGTTGTCAAACATGTCCTTGGCATCAGCTTATAA